In Achromobacter xylosoxidans A8, a single window of DNA contains:
- the phaC gene encoding class I poly(R)-hydroxyalkanoic acid synthase: MNANLSAGPIPVSVAPEVLADIQAEFSREWQRLCDDARRGALAPPPDRRFSGDAWASHHSHLLLAHTYLLSARAMSRMVDAAQVSEPMRDRLRFSIMQWVDALSPSNFLALNPDAQQSIVESAGRALNEGLANLLGDVKKGRITQTDESQFEIGRNVAVTPGEVVFENRLFQLIQYAPSTATVHERPLVIVPPNINKFYILDLQPENSFVRHAVGQGYTVFLISWRNPVSSDTDGVDRATWSDYLDDAVLQALRVASDITKQPQVNALGFCVGGTMLASALALAEARGEHPVASLTLLTSLLDFHDTGVLNVFVDEAHALLRDHQLGQGGLMPGRDLATTFSFLRPNELVWNYVVGNYLKGQKPPAFDLLFWNGDSTNLPGPFFSWYFRNTYLENNLKVPGRAQAAGMPLDLTRLEMPAYIFGSREDHIVPWVSAYASTQVLRGPQRFVLGASGHIAGVVNPPAKKRRSYWAADKLEQSGHHLPGDPNAWFAQAVETPGSWWPDWAGWLSGHSGKQVKAREKLGNAKYRPIEPAPGRYVKVRAA, from the coding sequence GTGAATGCCAATCTCTCCGCAGGGCCCATTCCGGTGAGCGTGGCACCGGAAGTCCTGGCCGACATACAGGCCGAATTCTCCCGCGAGTGGCAACGCCTTTGCGATGACGCCCGCCGTGGCGCGCTTGCGCCGCCGCCAGACCGCCGCTTTTCCGGCGATGCCTGGGCCTCCCATCATTCGCACCTGCTGCTGGCGCATACCTACCTGCTGTCGGCCCGCGCCATGTCGCGCATGGTCGATGCAGCCCAGGTCAGCGAGCCCATGCGCGACCGCCTGCGCTTTTCCATCATGCAATGGGTCGACGCGCTGTCGCCGTCGAACTTCCTCGCGCTGAACCCGGATGCCCAGCAATCCATCGTTGAAAGCGCCGGACGCGCGCTCAACGAAGGGCTGGCCAATCTGCTGGGCGACGTCAAGAAAGGCCGCATCACGCAGACGGACGAATCGCAGTTCGAGATCGGCCGCAACGTCGCGGTGACGCCGGGCGAAGTGGTGTTCGAAAACCGGCTGTTCCAGCTCATCCAGTACGCGCCGTCGACGGCCACCGTGCACGAGCGTCCGCTGGTCATCGTGCCGCCCAACATCAACAAGTTCTACATCCTGGACCTGCAGCCCGAGAACTCCTTCGTGCGGCACGCGGTGGGCCAGGGCTATACGGTGTTCCTGATTTCATGGCGCAATCCGGTGTCCAGCGATACCGATGGCGTGGACCGCGCGACTTGGTCCGATTATCTGGACGACGCAGTGCTGCAGGCGCTGCGCGTGGCTAGCGACATTACCAAGCAGCCGCAGGTCAATGCGCTGGGCTTCTGCGTAGGCGGCACGATGCTGGCCTCCGCGCTGGCGCTGGCCGAGGCGCGCGGCGAGCACCCCGTGGCTTCGCTGACCCTGCTGACCTCGCTGCTCGATTTCCACGATACCGGCGTCCTGAACGTCTTCGTCGACGAGGCCCATGCGCTGCTGCGCGACCATCAACTGGGCCAGGGCGGCCTGATGCCCGGGCGTGACCTCGCCACCACCTTCTCGTTCCTGCGGCCCAATGAATTGGTCTGGAACTATGTCGTGGGCAACTACCTGAAGGGCCAGAAGCCGCCTGCGTTCGATCTGCTGTTCTGGAATGGAGACAGCACCAATCTGCCCGGACCGTTCTTCTCCTGGTATTTCCGCAATACCTACCTGGAGAACAACCTCAAGGTGCCGGGCCGCGCGCAAGCCGCGGGCATGCCTCTGGACCTGACGCGGCTGGAAATGCCGGCGTACATCTTCGGGTCGCGCGAGGACCATATCGTGCCCTGGGTCTCGGCCTATGCATCCACTCAGGTGCTGCGCGGCCCGCAGCGTTTCGTGCTGGGGGCTTCCGGCCACATCGCCGGGGTGGTGAATCCGCCGGCCAAGAAGCGCCGCAGCTATTGGGCGGCTGACAAGCTCGAACAGTCGGGCCATCATCTGCCTGGCGATCCGAACGCATGGTTCGCGCAGGCCGTCGAAACGCCGGGCAGCTGGTGGCCCGATTGGGCTGGCTGGCTGTCGGGCCATTCGGGCAAGCAGGTCAAGGCGCGTGAAAAATTGGGCAATGCCAAGTACCGGCCGATAGAGCCGGCGCCTGGCAGGTATGTGAAAGTCCGGGCAGCCTGA
- the phbB gene encoding acetoacetyl-CoA reductase, translating into MSGKLAYVTGGMGGIGTSICQRLAKEGFRVVAGCGPSRNYQQWLDEQAAQGYTFYASVGNVSDWDSTVEAFERVTKELGPVDVLVNNAGITRDGLFRKMSADDWRAVIDTNLNSLFNVTKQVIEGMVERQWGRIINISSVNGQKGQFGQTNYSTAKAGIHGFTMALAQEVASKGVTVNTISPGYIGTDMVRAIRPDVLEKIVATIPVRRLGTPEEIASMTAWLASDESGFSTGADFSLNGGLHMG; encoded by the coding sequence ATGAGCGGAAAACTGGCTTACGTAACAGGCGGGATGGGCGGTATCGGCACCTCTATTTGCCAGCGCTTGGCCAAGGAAGGCTTTCGCGTGGTGGCAGGTTGCGGCCCCAGCCGCAATTACCAGCAATGGCTGGACGAGCAGGCAGCGCAGGGCTATACGTTCTACGCGTCCGTGGGCAACGTGTCCGACTGGGACTCCACGGTAGAGGCCTTCGAACGGGTCACGAAGGAACTGGGCCCGGTCGACGTGCTGGTCAACAATGCGGGCATCACGCGCGATGGCCTGTTCCGCAAGATGAGCGCCGATGATTGGCGCGCGGTCATCGACACCAACTTGAACAGCCTGTTCAATGTGACCAAGCAGGTCATCGAAGGCATGGTCGAGCGTCAGTGGGGCCGCATCATCAACATCAGCTCGGTCAACGGGCAGAAGGGGCAGTTCGGCCAGACCAACTATTCCACGGCCAAGGCCGGCATCCATGGCTTCACCATGGCGCTGGCCCAGGAAGTGGCCAGCAAGGGCGTCACCGTCAATACGATTTCGCCCGGCTACATCGGCACCGACATGGTCCGCGCCATCCGTCCCGACGTGCTGGAAAAAATCGTTGCCACCATCCCGGTGCGCCGCCTTGGCACGCCGGAGGAAATTGCTTCCATGACGGCGTGGCTGGCCTCGGACGAGTCCGGCTTTTCGACGGGTGCGGACTTCTCGCTCAACGGCGGCCTGCACATGGGCTGA
- the phaR gene encoding polyhydroxyalkanoate synthesis repressor PhaR, whose product MTQAQTGASLRLIKKYPNRRLYDTRTSTYITLADVKQLVLANEEFQVVDAKSSEDLTRSILLQIILEEESGGMPMFSSNMLSQIIRFYGHAMQGIMGSYLEKNIQAFIEIQQRMAEQSKGLYGSQFGPEAWAQFMNVQTPMLQNMMNNYIDQSKNLFVQMQDQMQDQTRAMFSTFPFTPGGTQGSGRK is encoded by the coding sequence ATGACGCAAGCACAAACCGGCGCCAGCCTGCGCCTGATTAAAAAGTACCCCAACCGTCGTCTGTACGACACCCGGACCAGCACCTACATCACCCTGGCAGATGTCAAGCAACTGGTCCTGGCCAATGAAGAATTCCAGGTCGTCGATGCCAAGAGCAGCGAAGACCTGACGCGCAGCATCCTGCTGCAGATCATTCTCGAAGAGGAAAGCGGCGGCATGCCGATGTTCTCGTCGAACATGCTTTCGCAGATCATCCGTTTTTACGGCCATGCCATGCAGGGCATCATGGGTTCCTACCTGGAAAAGAACATCCAGGCCTTCATCGAAATCCAGCAGCGCATGGCGGAACAGTCCAAGGGCCTGTACGGCAGCCAGTTCGGTCCCGAGGCCTGGGCGCAGTTCATGAACGTGCAGACGCCCATGCTGCAGAACATGATGAACAACTACATCGACCAGAGCAAGAATCTGTTCGTGCAGATGCAGGACCAGATGCAGGATCAGACGCGCGCCATGTTTTCGACCTTCCCGTTCACGCCGGGCGGCACGCAAGGTTCCGGACGCAAGTAG
- a CDS encoding linear amide C-N hydrolase has product MRLNKAFSRLACTALAGLTVLSASSAAWACTRVVFHGAGDQVVTARSMDWKNDITSNLWVLPRGMARSGEAGPNSLRWTSRYGSVVTSGYDVSTTDGVNEAGLSANLLWLAESQYPQFDARSKPGLTIAAWAQYVLDNYATVKEAVAALEQEPYTIVSDNVPGEDRLTTLHLSISDASGDSAIIEYIGGRQVIHHSRDYQVMTNSPQFEQQLALDAYWQQIGGTTMLPGTNRAADRFVRASFYINAIPKDPDPNKALASVFSVIRNVSVPYGISTPGQPNISSTRWRTVFDHQRKLYFFESALTPNTFWVDLKAVDFSPESGKVLKLDLGPDQRHTYAGDATRAFQPSAPFKFLGL; this is encoded by the coding sequence ATGAGACTGAACAAGGCGTTTTCCCGCTTGGCCTGCACCGCATTGGCCGGGCTGACGGTCCTGTCCGCGTCGTCTGCCGCCTGGGCCTGCACGCGCGTGGTCTTCCACGGCGCCGGCGATCAAGTGGTCACGGCTCGTTCGATGGACTGGAAGAACGACATCACCAGCAACCTGTGGGTGCTGCCTCGCGGCATGGCGCGCAGCGGCGAGGCCGGCCCGAATTCCCTGCGCTGGACCTCGCGCTACGGCAGCGTGGTCACGTCCGGCTATGACGTCTCCACCACGGACGGCGTGAACGAAGCGGGCCTGAGCGCCAATCTGCTGTGGCTGGCGGAATCGCAGTATCCGCAGTTCGACGCGCGGAGCAAGCCCGGGCTGACCATCGCCGCGTGGGCGCAGTACGTGTTGGACAACTACGCCACCGTCAAGGAGGCCGTGGCGGCGCTGGAACAGGAGCCCTACACCATCGTCTCGGACAACGTGCCGGGGGAGGACCGCCTGACGACGCTGCACCTGTCGATCTCGGACGCGAGCGGCGACAGTGCCATCATCGAATACATCGGCGGACGCCAGGTGATCCACCACAGCCGCGACTACCAGGTGATGACCAACTCGCCTCAATTCGAGCAGCAGTTGGCACTCGACGCTTACTGGCAACAGATCGGCGGCACCACCATGCTGCCGGGCACCAACCGCGCGGCCGATCGTTTCGTGCGGGCATCGTTCTATATCAACGCCATTCCCAAGGACCCTGATCCCAACAAGGCGCTGGCCAGCGTCTTCAGCGTGATACGCAATGTCTCGGTGCCCTACGGCATCAGCACGCCCGGGCAGCCCAATATTTCGTCCACCCGCTGGCGTACTGTTTTCGACCATCAGCGCAAGCTGTACTTCTTCGAATCGGCGCTGACGCCCAATACGTTCTGGGTGGATCTCAAGGCCGTGGATTTCAGTCCGGAAAGCGGCAAGGTGCTGAAGCTGGACCTGGGGCCGGACCAGCGCCACACCTACGCGGGCGACGCCACTCGCGCCTTCCAGCCGTCGGCGCCATTCAAATTTCTCGGACTCTGA
- a CDS encoding iron transporter yields MIKKALALAIVALSVSAANAAEYPIGKPVEKGGMEIGAVYLQPIEMDPPGMMRPAKDSDVHLEADIHATAGNKTGFPEGEWVPYLVVKYEIQKVGSQNVQKGTFMPMVANDGPHYGENVKLEGPGKYKLKYSILPPTADKMSHFGRHVDKETGVGPWFEPFDLEYEFVYAGTGKKGGY; encoded by the coding sequence ATGATCAAGAAAGCCTTGGCCCTGGCCATTGTCGCCCTGAGCGTTTCCGCCGCCAACGCGGCCGAATACCCCATCGGCAAACCGGTGGAAAAAGGCGGCATGGAAATCGGCGCGGTGTACCTGCAGCCGATCGAAATGGACCCCCCCGGGATGATGCGCCCGGCCAAGGATTCGGATGTGCACCTTGAAGCCGACATCCACGCCACCGCCGGCAACAAGACGGGCTTCCCCGAAGGCGAGTGGGTGCCTTACCTGGTCGTGAAGTATGAAATCCAGAAGGTCGGCAGCCAGAACGTGCAGAAGGGCACCTTCATGCCGATGGTCGCCAACGACGGCCCGCACTACGGCGAGAACGTCAAGCTGGAAGGCCCGGGCAAGTACAAGCTGAAGTACTCGATCCTGCCCCCGACCGCGGACAAGATGAGCCACTTCGGCCGCCACGTCGACAAGGAAACCGGCGTGGGTCCCTGGTTCGAACCCTTCGACCTGGAATATGAATTCGTCTACGCCGGCACCGGCAAGAAGGGCGGTTACTGA
- a CDS encoding cupredoxin domain-containing protein: MRSLLRLVAALLIGLAGLAGGAPAQADELPTFTLRFKPDGTFEPATLEVPAGRFKIELINESNEPVEFESIPLRKEKVLGPGVKSFVVITISRPGEYPFFDDFHQSVKGTLVVKPKE; encoded by the coding sequence GTGCGCAGCCTGCTACGCCTTGTCGCCGCATTGCTGATCGGCTTGGCCGGCCTGGCCGGCGGGGCGCCGGCGCAGGCGGACGAACTGCCCACGTTCACGCTGAGGTTCAAGCCGGACGGCACGTTCGAGCCCGCCACGCTGGAAGTGCCGGCGGGCCGCTTCAAGATCGAGCTCATCAACGAGAGCAACGAGCCGGTGGAATTCGAAAGCATTCCGCTGCGCAAGGAGAAAGTCCTGGGGCCGGGCGTGAAGTCCTTCGTGGTCATCACCATCTCCCGTCCCGGCGAGTATCCCTTTTTTGATGACTTTCACCAGAGCGTGAAAGGCACCTTGGTCGTCAAACCCAAGGAATAA
- a CDS encoding FTR1 family iron permease, which yields MEQVLFIVWRESVEAMLVVGILYTWLRSTPEGKRGLTYLWGGVAAGLALAVALALVLLGVSNWLSDEGQEWFQAIMSLAACTLVVQMVVWMKKHGRTLKGELESGARASVASDNWWGLFILVAIAVAREGSETVVFLYGTVSAGEGGSDMLMLALAGATGFVVALLTFWLLQLGGKLITWRRFFRVTEILLLLLAGSLLVGGLDHLISLDVLPTIVDPVWDSSWLLSDSTGVGKILADFAGYRALPALSSVLLWVAYWIIVWALLRWVGGKPAGAATAARSAS from the coding sequence ATGGAACAGGTCCTCTTTATCGTCTGGCGTGAAAGCGTCGAAGCCATGCTGGTGGTGGGCATTCTGTACACCTGGCTGCGCTCCACGCCCGAGGGCAAGCGCGGCCTGACCTACCTGTGGGGCGGCGTTGCCGCGGGCCTGGCGCTGGCCGTGGCCTTGGCGCTGGTGCTGCTGGGCGTTTCCAACTGGCTCAGCGACGAAGGCCAGGAATGGTTCCAGGCCATCATGTCGCTGGCCGCATGCACGCTGGTGGTGCAGATGGTCGTCTGGATGAAGAAGCACGGCCGCACGCTCAAGGGCGAACTCGAAAGCGGCGCCCGCGCTTCAGTCGCCAGCGACAACTGGTGGGGCCTCTTCATATTGGTCGCGATCGCCGTGGCGCGCGAAGGCAGCGAAACCGTCGTATTCCTGTACGGCACCGTGTCGGCGGGCGAGGGCGGCAGCGACATGCTGATGCTGGCGCTGGCCGGCGCGACCGGTTTCGTCGTGGCGCTGTTGACGTTCTGGCTGCTGCAACTGGGCGGCAAGCTCATTACCTGGCGCCGGTTCTTCCGCGTGACTGAAATCCTGTTGTTGCTGCTGGCCGGATCGCTGCTGGTGGGCGGTCTGGATCACCTGATTTCGCTGGACGTCCTGCCGACCATCGTCGATCCGGTCTGGGACAGTTCCTGGCTCTTGAGCGACAGCACCGGCGTGGGCAAGATCCTGGCCGATTTTGCCGGCTATCGCGCGCTGCCTGCGCTGAGTTCGGTGCTGTTGTGGGTGGCTTACTGGATCATCGTGTGGGCGCTGCTGCGCTGGGTGGGAGGCAAGCCCGCAGGCGCTGCCACCGCCGCTCGCAGTGCTTCCTGA
- a CDS encoding 4Fe-4S binding protein: protein MAAALGRATSRIADFLRDHAPLLRKLQWGIVAMYAFLLIVPAILPLPDNAASVFNNLTIVAQFAFWGVWWPFVLISMPILGRAWCGWLCPEGMLTEWASERGQGHAIPKWMRWGGWPFVAFALTTVYGQLVSVYQYPLAVLAVLGGSTVAAMIVGWRYGRSKRVWCKYLCPVNGVFNLLAKLAPWHFKVDEEKWRHPVIRIEPINCAPLVPLRHMKGAGDCHVCGRCSGYRGAIELTPRSPEEEIVHVTHGDPWQTALLCFGLMGIAIGAFLWSASPWYVTAKQWAATWLVEHDIMWPLLDNAPWFILTHYPEVNDSFSWLDGAGILMFVVGATICVGGASFLSLWIADRLAPAAPVAGEPVTRWGRPGLHKLAQALIPSAGIGVFLGLSATTVNLLKHEGMQAAWAAPVRFTLLSLAVLWTLRLFARLLKPRLASAWRKGLAWLVLAAGLAPFCLAWVLFFAVW from the coding sequence ATGGCAGCTGCACTCGGGAGGGCGACCTCCCGTATCGCCGACTTCCTCCGTGACCATGCCCCGCTGTTGCGCAAGCTGCAGTGGGGCATTGTTGCGATGTACGCGTTCCTTTTGATCGTGCCCGCGATCCTGCCTTTGCCGGACAACGCGGCCTCGGTGTTCAACAACCTGACCATCGTCGCGCAGTTCGCGTTCTGGGGCGTGTGGTGGCCGTTCGTGCTCATCTCCATGCCCATCCTGGGCCGGGCCTGGTGCGGCTGGCTGTGTCCCGAGGGCATGCTGACAGAATGGGCCAGCGAACGCGGCCAGGGACATGCGATCCCGAAATGGATGCGTTGGGGCGGCTGGCCATTCGTCGCGTTCGCGCTCACGACCGTGTACGGCCAACTGGTCAGCGTGTACCAGTATCCCCTGGCGGTGTTGGCGGTGCTGGGCGGGTCCACCGTGGCGGCCATGATCGTTGGCTGGCGCTATGGCCGCAGCAAGCGCGTGTGGTGCAAGTACCTGTGCCCGGTCAACGGCGTGTTCAATCTGCTGGCCAAGCTGGCGCCCTGGCACTTCAAGGTCGACGAAGAGAAGTGGCGCCATCCGGTCATCCGCATCGAACCCATCAACTGTGCGCCGCTGGTGCCGCTGCGCCACATGAAGGGCGCGGGCGATTGCCATGTCTGTGGGCGCTGCAGCGGCTATCGCGGCGCAATCGAGCTGACGCCGCGTTCGCCCGAAGAAGAGATCGTGCATGTCACCCACGGCGACCCGTGGCAGACGGCGCTGCTGTGCTTCGGCCTGATGGGCATCGCGATCGGCGCCTTCCTCTGGAGCGCCAGCCCCTGGTATGTGACCGCCAAGCAGTGGGCCGCGACCTGGCTGGTCGAACACGACATCATGTGGCCGCTGCTGGACAACGCGCCCTGGTTCATCCTGACGCATTACCCGGAAGTGAACGACAGCTTCTCATGGCTGGACGGCGCGGGCATCCTGATGTTCGTCGTCGGCGCCACGATCTGTGTCGGCGGCGCCTCCTTCCTGTCGCTGTGGATCGCCGACCGACTGGCGCCCGCCGCGCCTGTGGCAGGCGAGCCCGTGACGCGCTGGGGCCGTCCCGGCCTGCACAAGCTGGCGCAGGCCCTGATCCCATCCGCCGGCATCGGCGTGTTCCTGGGCCTGTCGGCCACCACGGTCAATCTGCTCAAGCACGAAGGGATGCAAGCCGCCTGGGCCGCACCCGTGCGCTTCACGCTGCTGAGCCTGGCGGTGCTGTGGACGCTGCGCCTGTTTGCGCGGCTGCTGAAGCCGCGCCTGGCGAGCGCCTGGCGCAAAGGCCTGGCCTGGCTGGTGCTGGCGGCCGGCCTGGCGCCGTTCTGCCTGGCCTGGGTGCTGTTCTTCGCGGTCTGGTAG
- a CDS encoding PhzF family phenazine biosynthesis protein, which produces MASYAFRLLNVFASSTFSGNQLCVFEDARGMDDATMLNLAAQFNLSETTFILPSDKAAARVRIFTPGFEMKFAGHPTIGTAQVVRDLRQTGDELTLEFAAGVVPVTARGDAWTFTAPCPDGVRTAAPARERTEIASLLGLNADDLLGDPIWMDTGADQLLVPLASVEAVRRVAPDASRLDRWQANSLGRKVMYTFAFDDSRQQDGRQVVVARYFYVKAGGGVNEDAGTGSACANLGGWLRHQKRPLPASILVEQGDQMGRPCRLLLDVQADGRIQVGGRALEIGRGVVDI; this is translated from the coding sequence ATGGCTTCCTACGCTTTCCGCCTGCTCAACGTCTTCGCTTCCTCCACCTTCAGCGGCAACCAGCTATGCGTGTTCGAAGACGCGCGCGGCATGGACGACGCCACCATGCTGAACCTGGCGGCGCAGTTCAATCTGTCCGAAACCACCTTCATCCTGCCGTCCGACAAGGCGGCGGCGCGGGTGCGCATCTTTACGCCGGGCTTCGAGATGAAGTTCGCGGGCCATCCTACGATCGGAACCGCGCAGGTCGTGCGGGATTTGCGGCAGACGGGCGATGAGTTGACGCTGGAGTTCGCCGCCGGCGTGGTGCCGGTGACGGCGCGCGGCGACGCCTGGACCTTTACCGCGCCGTGCCCGGATGGCGTGCGCACCGCGGCGCCGGCGCGGGAACGCACCGAGATAGCCAGTTTGCTGGGCCTGAACGCCGACGATCTGTTGGGCGATCCGATCTGGATGGACACGGGCGCCGACCAGTTGCTGGTGCCGCTGGCCAGCGTGGAAGCCGTGCGCCGCGTTGCGCCCGACGCTTCCCGGCTGGACCGCTGGCAGGCCAACAGCCTGGGCCGCAAGGTCATGTACACCTTTGCCTTTGACGACAGCCGTCAACAAGACGGCAGGCAGGTGGTGGTGGCGCGCTACTTCTACGTCAAGGCGGGCGGCGGCGTGAACGAGGATGCCGGCACGGGTTCCGCCTGCGCCAATCTGGGCGGCTGGCTGCGGCATCAAAAGCGTCCCTTGCCCGCCAGCATCCTGGTGGAGCAGGGCGACCAGATGGGCAGGCCCTGCCGCCTGCTGCTGGACGTCCAGGCCGATGGCCGGATCCAGGTGGGCGGACGCGCGCTGGAGATAGGCCGCGGCGTGGTCGATATCTGA